Part of the Lotus japonicus ecotype B-129 chromosome 6, LjGifu_v1.2 genome, tatttttgtggAGGATCGAAAGTTAGAGGAAGGGAAAAGGTATGATCACAATGGGTCCTTCACTCATTTGGTTTAATTTCAatctaaaataacaaaaaataaaaggaaattaaATACTGGTTAGGTCCAACATGAAAATACATCCCACTCTTAAAGTGGGACAAAAAGCTAAGGGACCTATATTAGTAGTATTTTCCAACTATATCCCCATAGTTTTTACAAGGATGCTACTATAATGGATACTTCAAACCTTGGTTCAAAATAGCAGAGATCTTATCTTACTTTTGATAACTTTATTGTAGTATTTAATGACAATGATACAAATTTCTACAAGCTTTGTTCAGTGGCTCTACAACTTTTGGTGGCTGCTGCTTATTGTGATGAAGCCAATAAAggtgagaaagaggaagagagcAAGTgaggatatatatataaactccGTTTGGATGCAAacttatttaagtttttttaaaaaatcactaGAAAACCTTAAATAAATGCTTTTTAATTTGCATCCAAATTAGTTGTTATTATTTTCATTAAAGGTGATACGATTATGTTCTTCACCACATTCAATTATTAGTTGGGGTCATTTATGTCATTTGATAAATATATTATCCTCTATTTTGCATGTGTTCCACTTTCTCTTCTACCAACTAACGTCTCTTTCTTTCCTGTTAATTTTCTTCCACAATGAATAATAGATTATAATTACCAATGAATGTCAACAAAGTGCCCACTCAACTGCAATAACACACCCTCCAGGAGTATTATTACTTGAGAGTGCTAAGAGCACATCCATTAATTCATTTTGAACATGATATTTTGTTGTTTAAAATTTATGTAGGCCCgtcaaattaaaaataaggtTCATATAGTTTAATAGGATGTAtgaattttaattgaaaattggATGAAACTATAAGAACCATCAGATTAATTTAACCTTCTAGTCACAATGTTATTTTTGTATAATATTTTGGGTACatcatgaatttttttaataatacttCCTCTGTTTCAAAACATATGTTGGTTAAGGTTATGTATAAGTATTAAGAACtcatcatttgataaatattttaattgaaatatttCTATGTAAAGTTgagttttatatatatatatatatatattaaggagagagaaatgtgATTATTGGTTAAATGCATAGTGTGAGTTGTGATAAGTGAAAATTGGAGGTGGTGGGTAAGAGATATAATATCAAATGAGAGTATAAAAGGAAATAGTGAAAAAAAGCTTTAAAattgcaaaacaacttatattttggaacaGATAGAGTACTACATTGtttgtattatttttttgttacatgaggAAAATAAGacagaagaaaagaaactaagcaACAACGTCTAAATACAAGGACGCGTAAACATTAGGAGGGGGTTGCCTCTGAATCCTTCGCGAGCTCCTCTCTCTGTTAGCTTTCCGAGCAAGGAAATCTATAGCTCTATTCTTTTCCTGAGGCACATGGACGAAAGTGACACTCTAGTCTTTCCTCACCAGCGCCTGACATCCATAATCAAATCCTTATCCCAGTATGTTTCAATATTGACTTGCTCGTCAAGTACCTGGATAACACCCAAACAATCTGTCATGCAGACCAACGTGCGAATCCCTGAATTCCAAGCGTGGATGAGGCCCAACTCCACTGCCCAGATTTCTGCATGAAACGCTGATGATCCAGCCACCACACTATCTGAAATCGCTGAAACCCATGTCCCACCTGATGCACATAAGACCGTTGTAGCTCCCATGTTCTTGGTTCCTCTATCCCAGCTTCCATCCATCGCAAGCTTGTGGCGCTGAGTCCCCTGGTGCAATAGCGGACTGCCTTGAGGTGACTTATTACTCTGCCGCCACACTGTAACATCTACCAAGACCTTGCGCGGGACATGAGGTAGCGTCCAAGCCTCCTTCCCGAAAATACCATGGTTTCGCCATCGCCAGTTCCATCATAGGATTGCAATCCCCATCATCGCCTCACGCTGCTGCAAAAGTCTGTCAAATCAGTGCTGAAACTGGTAGGCACCATCAATGGCAGGCAGAATCCCTACGAATTGTTGCCAAAGTAAGCACGACTGGGGGCACCGCCGGAACAAATGATTATAGTCTTCGCAATCTGCATCACATCACGGGCACCCGACGAATGAGCTAAGGTGGTTACGTCGGTGCTTCTCGTTGGTGGGCAGGGCATCTTTCTTCACTAACTAGAGAAAGAATCTGATTTTTTTCGAGACCTCGAATTTCCATATCTTCTTCAAGGCAAAGGAAACATTGTCGTTTGTCTCTGTAAGGGTGGAATATGCCGATGTTGTTGTGTACTGACCATTGGTGGTTTCTGTCCATCTTAAGGCATCTCTTCCATTAGGCGCACATGGAACCTGAATTGCTAGAATTTCCTCCTTGACTTGGTTTGGTAGAACAGTGTACATACTAGACAAGTTCCTGCGTCCCCCTTCCCATACGTCAGATAGTCGGAGCAGAGTTTCTGTTATATGTACAAAAGGGACTCTATCACACAGTTTCCCACTTCCAAGCCAATTGTGACACCATAACGAAGAACCTCCTTCCCCTAGTTGCGACTTGTATAGTTCCTTAATATGCTTCTTAGCCTTGACAGTTCCACGCCAAATGTACGAGTGTCCCCCTTTGTAGGTACCATCAAGAACAATGACATTCCCTACGTATTTTTCTAAGAGAGCTACAACCCACGATTTTCCTCTGTCATGAAGAAGATTCTCTACAAGTTTACCCAGCATAGCAATGTTGTTAAGGTGGCGGGTGCTACAGATCCCAAGACCACCTAACTCCTTAGTGTGGGTAATTTCCCCCCAAGGCACTAAGTACCATCAAGAACAATGTCATTCCCTAAGTATTTTTCTAAGAGAGCTACAACCCACGGTTTTCCTCTGTCATGAAGAAGATTCTCTTCTAGTTTACCCAGCATAGCAATGTTATTAAGGCGGGTGCTACGGAGCCCAAGACCACCTAACTCCTTAGTGTGGGTAATTTCCTCCCAAGGCACTAAGTTCCAACTCCTTGAACTCTCTCATTTCGCCCAAACACAACGACAGAGCTTCCTATCAATGAAGCCACACACTGATTTTGGGAGTCAAAGGGCATGCATAGCGTACACGGGGAGAGAGGTTAGCACATATTTTCCAAGTTGTCTGTCTAGTGTTCACTTTGTCCATGATGGGAGCAAAAACACTCTTAATCACCCTCCCTTTTATAAGAGGTATACAAAGGTATTTTCCTAGATTCGCCGCACGCCGGATCCCCAAGCTGTTTGAAAATCTTTGTTGTTGACGGCTATCCACGTTTTTGGAGCAAAACATCTGTGACTTCTCAAGATTAACTTTCATCCGGAAGCTGAACAAAAACTCTGCAGCATGTCCGCTACCACCGGCAATTGGCTCTCCAAAGCCTGGCAAAAGAGCAAGACGTCATCAGCAAAAAAAACAAGTGCGAGATGCCAATACCTCCTTTGGTGATTCTAATTGGTTTCCAGAATCCCTCCTCCACTAGTCTTTGGATCTGAATGGCCAAACGCTCCATGCAGAGAACAAACAGGTAGAGAGAGAGGATCATCCTAGCGAAGGCCCCGTTGTGGTTTGAAATGCGGAAGCTTTTACCCATTCCAAAGAATAAAGATGGATGCCGACTACACGCCCCACATAATCAGATCAACTATAGATGGAGGAAATCCAAAGTCATATAAGGTTGCCAGCAGAAAGTCCCAATTAACTCGGTCATAGGCTTTCTCAAGATCGATCTTCAAAGCCACCAAACTTCCTTTTCGCTTGTGGGTATGGAGAGTGTGCATGACTTCATGAGCCAATATGATGTTGTCCTTTGTGCATCTATCTGGAATAAAACTCCCTTGCAGCGGTCCCACCAAATCTGCCAGCAAAGGTCGAAACATGTTCACCAACATCTTGGTAATGAGTTTATACTTCACGTTGCAAAGACTAATTGGTCTCAGATCGTTGAAACGCATGGGTTCCACCACCATAGGAATGGGGACAATAAGGGTCTCCAATAAGGTATCATCTGCATGACCATTCCTGAACGCTTGCTCCACCATATGATGAAGATCATTCCCCAGGATATACCAGTATTGTTTGTAGAAGAATGCCTGATAGTCATCCGCCattatttgtattttatttgtatGTTAATAATACtacatttttgtattttatttagGGAGTATTTTTTTCTcggcaaaagaagaaaaaagttcTCTTGCATttgatttctttatttatttgagGGAAAAAATTAATAGCCATAATTAGTTGTGGTGGAGGAGGGTATACAAATTGGATGTGGTAGATGATGAGTCTTTCGAGGCAAACCCATAAAATATGGCTACTGAAATTAATTGGATATGGCATCTAAAGAAATGAATAACTAGTGCCACTGGTGTGAGTATTCATTCATTTACAGTGCAGCCTGTCACAAATCTATTTGGAGTGCTTTAGTTCTATGCTTTCGAAGTGCTGCTCAAGGTAGACGGAGAAGGTGGTAAAATTTTGGATCGGTCGTGTGCTGATCGTGGTCGTTGTCGGGTGTAGATCCCTTTGGTTTTATGTGTTCGCTTTCTAATTGATGTCTTGTGCTGAATCTCGTCCCCTCCAATAGCGAGAAGATGAGCTATgtttttgttgggttatgtGACTTTTTCTTGCCACGTTTTGGTCCCCGACATATGCTCCTTCTCATTAGTCGTTTTGTGTTTGATCCGGGTTCGGTCCTTGTTAATGTCATTGGGGTTTTTCCTGCAAATTGTACAGGGTAGTAAGTGTTTATTAGGTGCTGGAGTTTGAAAGTTACGTCTTTTGGGCGCAATTCATTTTTAGGTATTCTTGTGTAATATTGGAGAGGATTATGCTCGTTGAGTTCTGTTTGTACTATCAACTATTCCATATAATTAAACttatgctttcaaaaaaaaatctttttaattttttctctttttttttcttcctctatCTTACTTATGAAACATTTCGTAACAGAACAAAACTTGACAGAATAAGGAAACATGACGAAATAGAACAATAGTGTCATGtcatttgtgtgttgtgtttgataATTCTAAGTCACTAGGACAAAACAATAAGTTTACCCTGCATGTATGATAAGTGCAATTTTTACGTATATTTCAATATCATTTTAGACACTTATTTGACTTGTATGCTTGCATTGTTGATCGTTTTACCCCCAAAGtagtttatttataaaatatttagttTTAACATAAAAATAGCATAAATATTATGTTTTTAATGGTTAATGTCTTATTTTGGTGTAGGTATGGATTTCATGAGGAATCATAAAAGAAAACCTACTTTTGAAGGAAGGTTGGGCGAGCTAAAAACAGAAAGACAGTTTCTTGATCAGAAGAACTCGCTCAAGCGAGTGTTAGTTCGCTCAAGCGAACCAGATTTCCTAATGCTGAAGGAAGGTTTTCGAGCGAGTAAGGCGGCCCATAATTCTTCAAAGTTAAGAAAGGTTTTCGCTCGAGCGAACTGCATCTCGCTCAAGCGAAATTAAGACGGCCAGAACTCTATAAATGGCCAGAACCTTCATCTTTTCGTTATCTCTCCCATTCTCTTCGAATTTCTCCCACTTTTGGCTCCAAAACATAGCTAGGGAGTTCGGATTCATGGAGGAGAGGTCCCTGGGTCTAGG contains:
- the LOC130725545 gene encoding uncharacterized protein LOC130725545; protein product: MGKSFRISNHNGAFARMILSLYLFVLCMERLAIQIQRLVEEGFWKPIRITKGGFGEPIAGGSGHAAEFLFSFRMKVNLEKSQMFCSKNVDSRQQQRFSNSLGIRRAANLGKYLCIPLIKGRVIKSVFAPIMDKVNTRQTTWKICANLSPRVRYACPLTPKIMPWGEITHTKELGGLGICSTRHLNNIAMLGKLVENLLHDRGKSWVVALLEKYVGNVIVLDGTYKGGHSYIWRGTVKAKKHIKELYKSQLGEGGSSLWCHNWLGSGKLCDRVPFVHITETLLRLSDVWEGGRRNLSSMYTVLPNQVKEEILAIQVPCAPNGRDALRWTETTNGQYTTTSAYSTLTETNDNVSFALKKIWKFEVSKKIRFFL